A genome region from Rhinopithecus roxellana isolate Shanxi Qingling chromosome 10, ASM756505v1, whole genome shotgun sequence includes the following:
- the RAB35 gene encoding ras-related protein Rab-35 isoform X1 has product MARDYDHLFKLLIIGDSGVGKSSLLLRFADNTFSGSYITTIGVDFKIRTVEINGEKVKLQIWDTAGQERFRTITSTYYRGTHGVIVVYDVTSAESFVNVKRWLHEINQNCDDVCRILVGNKNDDPERKVVETEDAYKFAGQMGIQLFETSAKENVNVEEMFNCITELVLRAKKDNLAKQQQQQQNDVVKLTKNSKRKKRCC; this is encoded by the exons GTGTGGGCAAGAGTAGTTTACTGTTGCGTTTTGCAGACAACACTTTCTCAG GCAGCTACATCACCACGATCGGAGTGGATTTCAAGATCCGGACCGTGGAGATCAATGGGGAGAAGGTGAAGCTGCAGATCTGGGACACAGCGGGGCAGGAGCGCTTCCGCACCATCACCTCCAC GTATTATCGGGGGACCCACGGGGTCATTGTGGTTTACGACGTTACCAGTGCCGAGTCATTCGTCAACGTCAAGCGGTGGCTTCACGAAATCAACCAGAACTGTGATGATGTGTGCCGAATATTAG TGGGTAATAAGAATGACGACCCTGAGCGGAAGGTGGTGGAGACAGAAGATGCCTACAAATTTGCCGGGCAGATGGGCATCCAGTTGTTTGAGACCAGCGCCAAGGAGAATGTCAACGTGGAAGAG ATGTTCAACTGCATCACGGAGCTGGTCCTCCGAGCAAAGAAAGACAACCTGgcaaaacagcagcagcaacaacagaaCGATGTGGTGAAGCTCACGAAGAATAGTAAACGAAAGAAACGCTGCTGCTAA